The DNA segment CGTTTACACAAGGAGTACTGGTGCGAAGGGTCAAAAACAAACGGTTTCTGCCCGGTTGCATACGGATGGTGTCTTTCTTTTTAGTGCTCGAAGCAATGGTAGCATCGGTACTGTCTTTTACCGACCAGGTATGAGTCAAACCGGGGTAGTTGTTTTTAGCAGGGGTGTAATCTATTGCAACTTTACCGCAGGTTAGTTTTGTTGCTTGAATAGTACCTTTAGGGCTCTCACGCACCGTGATACTGAACGAACGGATAGCCTGACCGGGACGGGGGCAAGCGTCGTCTTTAGCGGTGATGGTAAAGGTATAAGGAATGTTACTTACATCGCTCTCGGCAGGAGTCCAGCATACGGAACCGCCCGCACGTTTGGTAGCACCGTTGTTGTTGCTGAAGGTAGCACGGGGAATACCGCGGTTCCATGAGATACGCACCGTATCATCAGCATCGGCATCGTCGGTAGTTACCGTTACGCACACTTGCTGACCTGAACAGGCTGTTTGGCTTTGTCCGCTGATTTTAGGAACTTTATTATCCGGACAGGGAGTTACGATAATCTGCATATCCCGTCGGGTTACCCCTACAACCGTAGGTGTGCCGTTAATGGTACGCCATTCGGTTACTTCAATTACCATTACGGTAACTTCGTTTTGTTTGGTAGGACGGAAGCTCAAGTCACCGGTAACACTATCCAAACGGAAACCGGCTGGGAAACCCAAACTTGCATTAGGGAAACCTAGGAAGGTAATAGGTTTTTGAGCACTCCATGAACCGCTGTAGGCAATGGTTGTACCTTCAGCACTTAGCGGAGTAATCAATTTATACGACAATGAGTCGCCCACATCAATAGTATCAGAAGCACCGTTGTTAAACACAAAATCCTGACCTACGCAAATAATACCGGCAGGAGAAGATGTGAACTTGGGTGAACTGTTACAAGGAGTAACACATTTGTTGATTTTTGCACTGGTATAAAAGTTTGCACCTGACGCACCGGTGGTAATCGCACCGTTACGGCAACATTGCTCCCAACCAAGGATAACCTCGCAGCAGTTTAGTGAGTTAAGGTTAATAACGCCTTCCCAAACGTGCTCTTCAATACCGTAGGTATAACTACCGCTGCAACGGCTTTGAGTAGGGCAGTTTGAACCGATACCCGTTACATCCGTTACTTTGATTTTGGTAAGGTTGAAAGACGTTGAACCAGAGCCTGAGGCACATTTTGCAGTTAAAGGAGAACTGCTCAACTGAATACCGTTGCAATCGCGGTAAACTGTAACTGTAACCTTGTATAGGCCATTACCCAAGCACTCATAGGTAATATCGCTACCCATTACGTGGGAAGCATCTGCCTCCTTAACAGAAAATAATGCAATGAGTAAAAAAGTTAATAGTAAAAGTTTTTTCATTCCTAATCAGTTTTTTAGAATAGAGAACAATGTTAATTAATTTGTTGCCTCGATTTCCTTTTTTGTGTTTGAATTATACCAAACCCCGAAAATAGAATTTAAAACCCAAAAAAACAACATATTAACATTAATTCCACACCTGAGTCCCCTCAGTGCAATTTTTGCAGATATCTATGTTTTGGCGGCCGCCAAGAATTTGATTTCTAAACTGATGATACTTTTCACCCCTCCATATCTCACTGAAAGTGTTATACTTAAGATCACCTAAACGGTGTGTTGCATCTTTATCAAAGCAACAGGGCACTATCAAGCCATCCCAAGTAATCACGCAACTGTGCCATAACTTCCAGCAATGGTTTATTAATTTATTCTTAATAGAAAACCGTGAGCCCTCTTTTTTATAACGACTGTATTCTTCGTTTTGAGGTATTAAATCATGACCATTTTCGTAGTCATAAATCTGGGCTGTTTTAATACCTAATTCGTCAACGCCGTATTCTTTTGCCAGTCGTTTCACCTCGGGTATCTCGTGTTCGTTGTGGCTAAACACAATAAACTGCCAGATAATGTGCGGGGTGGGACTGTTCAACTCTTTTTTGGCTTTGGCAAGATTGCGCGTACCTTCTAAAACTTTGTCCAACTTACCTCCAATACGGTACTTTTTATACGTTTCTTCTGTTACCCCATCAATCGAAATGATGATGCGATCAAGACCGCTTTCAACTGTTTTGC comes from the Bacteroidota bacterium genome and includes:
- a CDS encoding radical SAM protein translates to MNRSVRDGLNFVSKLTLRRLWNAAKIVASYFVAKITKRPVHWGNPISISVEPTTSCNLRCPQCPSGLRSFSRPTGMLQGDLYKGILDDLGKDLTYLILYFQGEPYLNPDFLNMVKYAHDKNIYTATSTNAHYLTEENARKTVESGLDRIIISIDGVTEETYKKYRIGGKLDKVLEGTRNLAKAKKELNSPTPHIIWQFIVFSHNEHEIPEVKRLAKEYGVDELGIKTAQIYDYENGHDLIPQNEEYSRYKKEGSRFSIKNKLINHCWKLWHSCVITWDGLIVPCCFDKDATHRLGDLKYNTFSEIWRGEKYHQFRNQILGGRQNIDICKNCTEGTQVWN